The sequence GAGTTTGAAGATGGAACAAAGGGCCTTGTTCTTAACCTTGAGGAAGATACTGTTGGTATCGCAGTGATGGGAGAGGTTACAGGTATAAATGAAGGACAAACGGTAAAAAGAACAGGAAGGATCATGGAAGTTTCAGTGGGTGATCAAATGCTCGGAAGGGTTGTTAATGCACTTGGAGAGATTATTGATGGTAGAGGACAAATAGATACCAAAGATACGAGAAAGATTGAAATAAAGGCGCCCGGCATAGTTGAGCGTCAGCCTGTTAAAGAGCCTTTACAAACAGGCATAAAAGCGATCGATTCCATGATACCGATAGGAAGGGGACAGAGAGAATTGATAATAGGAGATAGACAGACGGGGAAAACTGCACTGATACTCGATACGATAATTAATCAAAAAGGCAAAGACATAGTCTGTATTTATGTTGCAATAGGCCAGAAACAGTCAACCGTTGCTCAGGTCGTTGACAGGCTTACACAGCATGGGGCAATGGATTATACCATTGTTGTTGCTGCCACAGCAAGCTCTCCGGCACCGCTCCAATACATAGCTCCTTACACAGGATGTACAATAGGTGAGCATTATAGGGATAACGGAAAACATGCTGTTATCTTTTATGACGACCTTTCAAAGCACGCTGTTGCTTATAGGCAGCTATCACTGCTTTTAAGAAGGCCGCCCGGAAGAGAGGCTTATCCAGGCGATGTGTTCTATTTACATTCGAGGCTTCTTGAGAGGGCTGCAAAACTCAGTAACGAAAAAGGCGGCGGTTCGTTA is a genomic window of Deltaproteobacteria bacterium containing:
- the atpA gene encoding F0F1 ATP synthase subunit alpha, which codes for MGIKYEEITSIIKEQLQGYDYKIKKTEIGTVLTVGDGIVRANGLENIMAGELVEFEDGTKGLVLNLEEDTVGIAVMGEVTGINEGQTVKRTGRIMEVSVGDQMLGRVVNALGEIIDGRGQIDTKDTRKIEIKAPGIVERQPVKEPLQTGIKAIDSMIPIGRGQRELIIGDRQTGKTALILDTIINQKGKDIVCIYVAIGQKQSTVAQVVDRLTQHGAMDYTIVVAATASSPAPLQYIAPYTGCTIGEHYRDNGKHAVIFYDDLSKHAVAYRQLSLLLRRPPGREAYPGDVFYLHSRLLERAAKLSNEKGGGSLTAIPVIETQAGDVSAYIPTNVISITDGQIYLESDLFYAGIRPAVNVGLSVSRVGGNAQVKAMKQVAGRLRLELAQYREMAAFAQFASDLDKATQMQLNRGMRLTELLKQPQYKPAPVEEQIMSIFAGTNGYLDDYSVDAINRYEKEMIEFVKSEYPDLLKTIKEKKVLSDDTIKSMRASLDSFKQKFNPKG